The DNA window CGGTGTCGGTCGTGATGCAGGACGATTACTACCGCGACCAGTCCGACGTCGCCCCCGACGTGCGCCGCAGGCAGAACTACGACCATCCGGACGCCTTCGACTGGCCGCTGCTCGTGCAGCATGTCCAGGCCTTGCGCAATGGCGAAGCGATCCAGATGCCGGTCTACGACTTCACGATCGACAACCGCTCCAGCGAGACCATCCTGGTCAAGCCGGCCCCCGTGATCGTGATCGAAGGCCTGTTCGCCCTGTATGACGAAGCGTTGCGCGACATGATGTCGCTGAAGATCTTCGTCGACACCGCTTCCGACGTGCGCTTCATCCGCCGCATGCAGCGCGACATCGCCGAACGGGGGCGCTCGGTCGACAGCATCGTCAACCAGTACCTGGAAACGGTGCGCCCCATGCACAAGCAGTTCATCGAGCCGACCAAGCGCAACGCCGACGTCATCCTGCCGCACGGCGCCAATGTG is part of the Pseudoduganella lutea genome and encodes:
- the udk gene encoding uridine kinase; this translates as MNEITYSPFVIGVAGGSGSGKSTVSQQVLASFGAETVSVVMQDDYYRDQSDVAPDVRRRQNYDHPDAFDWPLLVQHVQALRNGEAIQMPVYDFTIDNRSSETILVKPAPVIVIEGLFALYDEALRDMMSLKIFVDTASDVRFIRRMQRDIAERGRSVDSIVNQYLETVRPMHKQFIEPTKRNADVILPHGANVPAVDVITTKVASVIGQLKQT